GTCCTGACGGACCATACGGGCCAATCCTACTCCTCGGCCGATGTGCGGGATAAAACCCTGCTGGTAGGCTTCCTGGCCACCCGCGATCCCCAAGTGTCCCAGCGACTGTCCCAACTGAAGGAGTTTTGGGCTGAGGCCAAGGCCCGGCAGGAGCAATGGGCCGCGGGGAGCCGGGACGGGGCCGGAGCCCCCGACCTGCAGGTGGCCCTCATAACCGTTGATCCCGAACATGACGATCCTCCCACCCTGGCCGCCTTTGCCGCCGACCACGGCCTCGACCGGGAAGGCTGGCGCCTGCTGACGGGCAGCCCCTTGAGCGTGAAGCTGGTCGTCGGTGGCGGCCTGGAGGTGTTCTACGGCCCCGTGCAAAACGGCGCCGGCCCCGACGCGCCGCCCGTTTACGAGCCCGTCCTGGTGCTGCTGGACGGCACCGGGATGATCCGGGGCCGGTACATGGGCGACCCCTTGGCAACGGACCTTCTCCTTAGGGATTTGGAACTGCTGCAGAGAGAGATGGTCAGTACCGGAGCCCAGCGCCTCGGCTACGAGGCGGCCCATTTATTTCTTTGCTACCCGCGTTGATGGAGGGAGGTGCACCCTTTGCAAATCGATCTGAGCCCGGGAACTACTCCTGCCGCCGAGGGTGTGGCGGAGATCGCGGAGACCAAGGGCGAGGTCAAGGGTGAAGTCAAGACTCCGCAGGGAACGGTGACCCTTTTGACCATCTTTGGGGCCCTGATCGTACTGCTGTGGGGCTACATGTACGCAATCATGATCTTGGGACGGTGAAACCATGCACATCGATATCCATGAAAGGCGCTGGATCATCGCCTCGGCGGTCATGCTGGCCGTATTCGCCGTGGCCGTCGTTCTCAGCGCTTTGAGCCTGGGTATCCGCCTGCCGGGCAGGGAGCCCCGGTCCCTGGCGGTGGCGGCGGGGTTCGACCCCAACGAAGGCTGGATCCGCCAGTTGGGCCCCCAGCGGTACGAAGTGAACCTGTTCGCCCAGGCCTTCTTCTTCGACCCCGGCACCATCGAGATACCGGCCGGGTCGACGGTGACCTTCAACCTGCACAGCCGGGACGTGCTCCACGGCTGGAAGGTCATCGGCACCAATCTCAGCATGATGGCCATCCCCGGCCAGGTGGGGCGCGTCACCTACACCTTCGACGAGCCGGGCGAGTACACCATGGTATGCAACGAGTTCTGCGGCCTGGGCCATCACGTCATGGCGGGCAAGATCATCGTCACCCCGTAAGGGGAGCAATCCGGGGCTTTGATTTCCGGGAAGATGGGAGGCAACGGCATGTCCACCTCAGCACAAGCCGGCGCGCCGGCGGCGGCGGACCAGTCCACCTTTGAAATACCGCCGGCCACCAAAAGGTGTGTAATGGCCTTCATTCTGGTGGGCTTCGCCCATCTGGCCGTCGGCATCGTGATGGGTTTCCTGCAAGGCATGTCCTACATGGGCATCGACTTGTTCCCCTTCGTGGGCATCTTTGACAACTACTATCAGGCCTTGTCCATC
The nucleotide sequence above comes from Sphingobacteriaceae bacterium. Encoded proteins:
- a CDS encoding SCO family protein, whose amino-acid sequence is MNRPAETAGKRKSKLIPFLIGTLVVVTAGVIAFAVFRPLQVLPRIRPLPPWVLTDHTGQSYSSADVRDKTLLVGFLATRDPQVSQRLSQLKEFWAEAKARQEQWAAGSRDGAGAPDLQVALITVDPEHDDPPTLAAFAADHGLDREGWRLLTGSPLSVKLVVGGGLEVFYGPVQNGAGPDAPPVYEPVLVLLDGTGMIRGRYMGDPLATDLLLRDLELLQREMVSTGAQRLGYEAAHLFLCYPR
- a CDS encoding cytochrome c oxidase subunit II, giving the protein MHIDIHERRWIIASAVMLAVFAVAVVLSALSLGIRLPGREPRSLAVAAGFDPNEGWIRQLGPQRYEVNLFAQAFFFDPGTIEIPAGSTVTFNLHSRDVLHGWKVIGTNLSMMAIPGQVGRVTYTFDEPGEYTMVCNEFCGLGHHVMAGKIIVTP